The proteins below are encoded in one region of Rhinolophus sinicus isolate RSC01 linkage group LG07, ASM3656204v1, whole genome shotgun sequence:
- the NODAL gene encoding nodal homolog produces MELFTVTLSQVTFSSGSMVLEVTRPLSKWLKHPGKLEEQMSSLARECWQRPPTPPVTDVLLLLYSNLPPEQRRLGGSTLLWEAESSWRVQEGQLSRERGRRHPRHHLPDRSQLCRKVKFQVDFNLIGWGAWIIYPKQYNAYRCEGECPNPVGEEFHPTNHAYIQSLLKRYQPHRVPSTCCAPVKTKPLSMLYVDNGRVLLDHHKDMIVEECGCL; encoded by the exons ATGGAACTGTTCACTGTCACTCTGTCCCAGGTGACTTTTTCCTCGGGCAGCATGGTCCTGGAGGTGACCAGGCCACTCTCCAAGTGGCTGAAGCACCCTGGGAAGCTGGAGGAGCAGATGTCCAGTTTGGCTAGAGAGTGTTGGCAGCGGCCTCCCACACCACCTGTCACCGACGTGCTCCTCCTGCTGTATTCCAACCTCCCCCCCGAGCAGAGGCGGCTGGGTGGCTCCACTTTGCTGTGGGAAGCTGAGAGCTCCTGGCGGGTCCAGGAGGGACAGCTCTCCcgggagagaggcaggaggcaCCCTCGACATCACTTGCCAGACAGAAGCCAACTGTGTCGAAAGGTCAAGTTCCAGGTGGATTTCAACCTGATCGGATGGGGTGCCTGGATCATCTACCCCAAGCAGTACAATGCCTATCGCTGCGAGGGCGAGTGTCCTAACCCTGTGGGGGAGGAGTTCCACCCGACCAACCACGCATACATCCAG AGTCTGCTAAAACGGTACCAGCCACACCGAGTCCCTTCTACCTGCTGCGCCCCAGTGAAGACCAAGCCACTGAGCATGCTGTACGTGGACAATGGCAGAGTCCTTCTAGACCATCATAAGGATATGATCGTGGAAGAGTGTGGGTGCCTTTGA